A region of Myxococcus stipitatus DSM 14675 DNA encodes the following proteins:
- a CDS encoding MFS transporter, with amino-acid sequence MPSDTSTTGGGFVSYDSPRGRGVLLASVLGSGMAFLDSTAVNVALPALGRELHTGLAGLQWAVDAYLLTLGSLVLTGGALGDAWGQRRVFLMGMVAFTALSVLCGLAPNAWTLALFRAGQGMGAAMLVPASLALLRTSFPEADRQRAVAAWAGLSGVTTALGPLLGGWLVDVGSWRWVFFLNVPMAALAGWAALRHVPDDRPTGDARRLDVAGSVTAALGLGGVIYALIEGPARGWTTVSILAAVGGAMLLAAFLFIEARARNPMLPLGLFRSRTFSGANLTTLAVYFALGGVSFLLVLALQQQLGYSALAAGASLLPITLLLLVLSPWVGRLAGRIGARPLMTLGPLLAGVGMALLTRLQKDGSYVGTVLPGVLVLGLGLSLTVGPLTAVVLGAVEDRHAGIASGVNNAVARIAGLLAVALLPLLGGLSNKTGEAFLTGTREALWVSAGLCVLGALCSYVLLPKDVGRVEQGPTRRAGPPRLKRPAHA; translated from the coding sequence TGAACGTGGCGCTGCCCGCACTGGGGCGAGAGCTCCACACGGGCCTCGCCGGGCTTCAGTGGGCCGTGGATGCGTACCTGCTCACGCTCGGCTCGCTGGTGCTGACGGGTGGAGCGCTGGGCGATGCCTGGGGACAGCGGCGCGTCTTCCTGATGGGCATGGTGGCCTTCACGGCCCTGTCCGTGCTGTGTGGCCTGGCGCCGAACGCCTGGACGCTCGCCCTCTTCCGCGCGGGTCAGGGGATGGGCGCGGCGATGCTGGTGCCCGCAAGCCTCGCGCTCCTGCGCACATCTTTCCCTGAAGCGGACCGACAGCGCGCGGTGGCCGCGTGGGCGGGGTTGTCGGGTGTCACGACGGCGCTGGGACCGCTGCTGGGTGGCTGGCTCGTGGACGTGGGCTCATGGCGCTGGGTGTTCTTCCTCAACGTGCCCATGGCCGCGCTCGCGGGCTGGGCGGCGCTGAGACATGTCCCGGATGACCGGCCCACGGGGGACGCGCGCAGGCTGGACGTGGCGGGCTCGGTGACGGCGGCGCTCGGGTTGGGTGGCGTCATCTACGCGCTCATCGAGGGTCCCGCGCGGGGTTGGACGACGGTGTCCATCCTCGCGGCGGTGGGTGGCGCGATGTTGCTGGCCGCGTTCCTCTTCATCGAGGCACGGGCCCGCAACCCCATGCTCCCGCTCGGGCTGTTCCGCTCACGGACGTTCTCCGGCGCGAACCTCACGACGCTCGCGGTGTACTTCGCGCTGGGCGGGGTGAGCTTCCTGCTCGTCCTCGCGTTGCAGCAACAACTGGGCTACTCCGCGCTCGCGGCGGGGGCGTCGCTGTTGCCCATCACGCTGTTGTTGCTGGTGCTCTCGCCGTGGGTCGGCAGGCTCGCGGGGCGCATCGGCGCGAGGCCCTTGATGACGCTGGGGCCGCTGCTCGCGGGCGTGGGCATGGCGCTGCTCACACGGTTGCAAAAGGACGGGAGCTACGTGGGCACGGTGCTGCCGGGAGTCCTGGTGCTCGGGCTGGGCTTGAGCCTGACGGTGGGGCCGCTGACGGCGGTGGTGCTGGGCGCGGTGGAGGACCGGCACGCGGGCATCGCCTCGGGGGTGAACAACGCGGTGGCGCGCATCGCGGGGCTCCTGGCGGTGGCGCTGTTGCCGCTCTTGGGAGGACTCTCGAACAAGACGGGTGAGGCGTTCCTCACGGGGACACGCGAGGCCCTCTGGGTATCCGCGGGCCTCTGCGTGTTGGGAGCGCTGTGCTCGTACGTGCTGCTGCCCAAGGACGTGGGACGCGTGGAGCAAGGCCCCACACGACGGGCGGGGCCGCCTCGACTGAAGCGGCCCGCGCACGCGTGA